CGTCTTCCCCGAGGGCACCACGACGGATGGGGCGACCGTCGGCCGCTTCTACCCTGCCCTCTTCCAGGCGGCGATCGACAGCGGCGCGACCGTACAGCCGGCCGCGCTCCGGTATCGCGATGCGCACGGGCGCCGCAGCCCGGCGCCCGTCTTCGTGGGCGACACGACCCTGCTCGCGTCGGTCGCGCGGGTCGTCCGCGAGCCGGCACTCTCGGCCGAGGTCGCCTTTGGGCCCCCGCTCGACCCGGTGGGCCGTACGCGGCGGGAGCTGGCGGAGGAGGCCCGACGCTGGATCGTGGCAACGCTCGGCATCGGCGACGAAGCCCGGGCCACCCGACGCGTCGCCGCCTGATCTTCCTCGGAGCCTTGTGCGCCGGCCGCACTCCTGCTCTTCTGCCCGGCGCGTGGAACGACGACTGGTGAGCGTGCTCCTGGCCGCGGCGGCGCTCGGCGCGGGCTGCGCCGGCCTCCGCCGTCCGCTGGCCGTCGACCCCGACGCCAACTTCGCCGCGCACCGCGAGCACGGCGGCCTGGTCGTCGACCGCCTCGGGCCGGGACGCGCCGGCGAGCTGCGGCCGGCACGTTGGGTGCGGCTGCCGGGCGACCCCACCTTCGTGCTCGAGGCCGATGGCGAGCGGATCGCCGCGCTCTGGGTTGCGGGCCAGCGTGTGGTGGTCCGGCGCGCGCCGGCGGAGGACGCACCGGTGGTGGGCGAGATCGACCCGGCGTGGGACGCCGGTGCGATCCGCCTCGTCATCCGCGCCGCGGACGGGTCGTCGCTTCGCACCGACCCCTTCGCCCGCAAGGTGGCGGACACCGGTCCCGACGCGCTCACCCGAGCGAGCCAGACGGTGATCGACGTCCGGGGAACGTACCAGGCCGCGCTACGCGATGCGAAGGGCGCGCCCGTGGGATGGCTCCGGGTCCGCGTCGGGCCCTACCTGCCCGCGCCCCGCATCTTCGAGGGCGTGCTGCCGGCCGCCGTCGATCCCGCGCTGTCGGCTGCCGCCGCGGTCGCGCTCGACGCCGAGATCGACTGGATCGAGGCGCACACGCTCGACGTCTACCGCGGCGACGGGGGCGGCGGGCTCGAACGCTCCGTCCCCGCGCGCCGCTGAAGGCGTGCTAAAACTTCACCTGCGCGTCGAGCTGGAGGCGCGTGAGCGTCGGGTTCGTCATCCCCGTGGGCCGGTTGATGAAGTTCGTGAAGTGACTCCGCACCGTCACCGTGAGCGGGTTCAGGAGCTGGTAGTTGATCTCCGCCACTGGCCCCTCGAGGTTCGTGCCGCCCGTGCCGAAGTCGTCGTAGGTGAAGGAGGAGATGGTCGACTCCTGGCCGATGTGCTCCCAGTAGCCGGTGACCGACCAGTCGCCGCGCGTCTTCGTCTGCCCGAGGGTGAGGCCGGCCATGACGCCGTGCGCGTCGTCCGTCGCGGCCAGCCAGTTGTAGACGTAGTCGGTGAACGCCCTGAGCGGCTGCGTGCCGATCAGGTTGGGCCAGGTGGCGGCGAGCATGGCGTTCGACTGGTTGAAGGCGCCCTTGTAGCCCGTGATCGTCGCCTTGCCGCCGACGGTCTGGGTGGTGACGAGGTTCGTGTTGATGAGGGCGGTGTTGGTGTTGAGCGCCTGCGCGATCTGGTCGGCATTGAGCCACCAGTACTGCCCGAGGCCGGCTTCGAGCTGGAGGTTCCCGAAGTGCATGCTCGGGTTCACCTGGCCCCCGAACATCCAGCCGTCCTGGTTGTTCGAGACCTCGTTGAAGGTCCACTCGAGGGCGTGCACCTTCACCTGATCGAGGGCCCCCATGGGCCGCGAGAGCAACGTGAAGGTCTCGCTCGCGCCCTCGGGCGCGAGGTCGTCGTCGAACACGAGCTGCCCGACGCGGAAGATGGGGTTCGGGAACTTGCCGGCGGTGATGGACGCGACGCCCGGGCGGATGCCGAAGCTCGCGCCGGGCGTGAAGGTGAGGAACGCCCAGTCGAGGTTGAAGTGCTTGCGGGTGAAGCCGCCGCTCAAGGTCTCGTTGTAGGATACGGGGCTGTTCGGATCGCCCGTCGCGCCGCGGATGGTGGCCGAGATCTCGTCGCTGAAAGCCACCTTCACGCCGAGGCGCGCGCGGATGCGCTCGCGGTTGCGCGCGGTCACGAGGGTGCCCTTCTTGTGCGGCTGGTGGTAGAAACCCTCGTGCCGGTATCGCACGTCGCCGAAGACGGTGGTGCGCTTGAGCCAGTCCGGCAGCTCGACCGCCTTCTTCGCCTCGGTGGTCGCCGTCTTGGTCTCCTCGGCCGTCTGCTCGACCTGCTTCTGCGTCGCCTGGCCGATTGCCTTCTGCTGGTCGAGCTGGCGGTGCAGCTCCCTCAGTTCGTCCTCGGTCTTCCGGAGCGTCTCCTCCAGCTGCCGGAGCCGCTTCTCCGTGGGGGTCTCGGCGCCCCCGGAAACGGCAACCGTCAGCAGCACCGCGACGACTGCACCGACCAGTCCGCGCTTCATCATCGCCCCTCCCTGAGGTTCGGTCTCCGCACCCCACTGGCTGAAAACTGCCCGCCAGTCGAGGGGGGCGCGCGCCCACGGACGAGATTTCTACGCCTTTTCTCGGTCTCGTAACGTGGCCGTCACATTCGCCCGGGAGACTGTCACGAGCATACGCTGGATTGCCGGCGGGCTCCCGAAGCGAAGGAGGACGAATGCGACGACGCTGGTGGTTCGCCGGACTTCTCGCCCTCGGCCTGGCACAGCTCGCGCACGCCGCGACGCTCGTGACCGGCGCGGGTGCGACCTTCCCCTACCCGCTCTACTCGAAGTGGTTCGACGAGTTCCACAAACGCAACCCCGACCTCCAGATCAACTACCAGTCGATCGGCAGCGGCGGCGGCATCCGCCAGGTGCTCGAGGGCACCGTCGACTTCGGCGCCACCGACGGCCCCATGAGCGACGAGCAGCTCAAGTCGGCGCCGGTGCCGATCCTCCACCTGCCGACCGCGCTCGGCGCCGTCGTGCCGACCTTCAACCTGCCCGGGGTGGAGCGCATCCGCTTCACGCCCGAGGCGATCGCGGGCATCTTCCTCGGCAGGATCACGCACTGGAACGACCCGGCGCTCGCGACGGAGAACCCGGGCGTCGCGCTCCCCGCGGCCCCGTTCGTCCCCATGCACCGCTCCGACGGCAGCGGCACGACCTACATCTTCACCGACTACCTCGCGAAGGTGAGCCCCGAGTGGCAGCAGCGCGTCGGCCGCGGCACCTCGGTCAACTGGCCGGTCGGCCTCGGCGGCAAGGGCAACGAGGGCGTGGCCGGCCTGGTCAAACAGACGCCCAACGCGATCGGGTACGTCGAGCTGATCTACGCCGTGCAGAGCAAGCTCCCCTACGGCGACGTCCGCAACCGGAGCGGGAAGTTCGTGCAGGCGACATTGGAGAGCGTGACGGCGGCGGCCACGGCCGCCGCCGAGAAGATGCCGGAGGACTTCCGCGTCTCGATCACCGATCCGGCGGGCGCGGATGCCTATCCCATCGCGAGCTTCACCTGGCTGCTCGTCCCGACCCGCATCAAGAACGCGGACAAGGGCGCGGCGATCAAGAAGTTCCTCGCCTGGATGCTGGCCGACGGGCAGCAGCTCGCTGGTCCGCTCAACTACGCGCCGCTGCCGGCGTCCGTGGTCGCGC
The sequence above is a segment of the Deltaproteobacteria bacterium genome. Coding sequences within it:
- the pstS gene encoding phosphate ABC transporter substrate-binding protein PstS, yielding MRRRWWFAGLLALGLAQLAHAATLVTGAGATFPYPLYSKWFDEFHKRNPDLQINYQSIGSGGGIRQVLEGTVDFGATDGPMSDEQLKSAPVPILHLPTALGAVVPTFNLPGVERIRFTPEAIAGIFLGRITHWNDPALATENPGVALPAAPFVPMHRSDGSGTTYIFTDYLAKVSPEWQQRVGRGTSVNWPVGLGGKGNEGVAGLVKQTPNAIGYVELIYAVQSKLPYGDVRNRSGKFVQATLESVTAAATAAAEKMPEDFRVSITDPAGADAYPIASFTWLLVPTRIKNADKGAAIKKFLAWMLADGQQLAGPLNYAPLPASVVALEQKALATIQAGGF